The Thermococcus thermotolerans genome contains a region encoding:
- a CDS encoding 2-dehydropantoate 2-reductase — protein MKVYVLGAGSIGSLFGALLARAGNDVTLIGREEQVRAVNENGLHVSGFEEFTVYPEASLYAPDEPPQLLILATKSYSTKTALECARNCIGPDTWILSIQNGLGNEELALKVTPNVMGGITTNGAMLVEWGHVRWTGKGITVIGRYPSGNDPFVGKVAEVFNVSGLETHVTENVNGWKWAKAIVNSVINGLGTVLEVKNGALKDDPHLEAISIEIAREGCIVAQQLGVQFEMHPLELLWDTIERTRENYNSTLQDIRRGKRTEVDYIHGKIVEYAHSIGLEAPRNELLWALIKAKENLNKPGG, from the coding sequence ATGAAGGTTTACGTACTCGGTGCGGGAAGCATAGGTTCCCTCTTCGGGGCCTTGCTCGCGAGGGCCGGCAACGACGTAACGCTCATCGGGCGGGAGGAGCAGGTGAGGGCCGTAAACGAGAACGGGCTTCACGTCTCGGGCTTCGAGGAGTTCACGGTTTACCCTGAGGCAAGCCTCTACGCGCCTGACGAGCCTCCCCAGCTTCTGATCCTGGCCACAAAGTCATATTCGACGAAAACCGCCCTCGAATGTGCCCGCAACTGCATCGGGCCCGACACATGGATCCTCAGCATCCAGAACGGTCTGGGCAATGAGGAACTGGCTTTGAAGGTCACCCCCAACGTTATGGGTGGGATAACCACGAACGGGGCAATGCTGGTCGAGTGGGGGCACGTGAGGTGGACAGGAAAGGGAATTACCGTAATCGGCAGGTATCCGAGCGGAAACGACCCCTTCGTCGGGAAGGTCGCCGAGGTTTTCAATGTCTCCGGCCTGGAAACCCACGTCACGGAAAACGTGAACGGCTGGAAGTGGGCGAAAGCTATAGTGAATTCTGTCATCAACGGCCTGGGGACGGTTCTTGAAGTCAAAAACGGGGCTTTGAAGGATGACCCCCACCTTGAGGCTATATCTATAGAAATAGCGAGGGAGGGCTGCATCGTCGCCCAGCAGCTCGGCGTCCAGTTTGAGATGCACCCCCTTGAGCTCCTCTGGGACACCATCGAACGCACGCGGGAGAACTACAACTCGACGCTCCAGGACATAAGGAGGGGGAAGAGGACGGAGGTCGACTACATACACGGAAAGATAGTCGAGTACGCCCACTCGATAGGCCTTGAGGCTCCGAGGAACGAACTACTCTGGGCACTCATCAAGGCGAAGGAAAATCTAAATAAACCGGGCGGTTGA
- a CDS encoding tetratricopeptide repeat protein: MDRLKAYLIAFVLIVLGIAAGIVWYGGWKLLLQVILTLGFLGVTLMLLFFTGLTLYAESWKYGAILAIFTAISGYGLYLSATWQRLNVVTGIIVFFIAIVAFGIWYISEPDLGLVDRFKSPESLERAGKYKQAARKYEKAGNYLKAAEMYEKLGWMESAAWAYEKAEKYERAAEIYEGLYEKEKDTYYLKEAHEYWKKAGNMERAAKALERYAEEEPWFWEDVAKLYEELGNEEKAREAWERALEYYQKEAQEEGVFWEDVGNIARKLGKEELAREAYQKFLEYCLKEAEADPMWWKHVAEAYDYLGEKEKAEEARKKYEEYRAKIMRANEETSKFPEEKESQS, translated from the coding sequence ATGGACAGGCTCAAAGCATACCTGATAGCGTTCGTTCTCATCGTTCTGGGAATAGCGGCCGGGATAGTCTGGTACGGCGGCTGGAAGCTGTTGCTCCAGGTGATACTCACCCTCGGCTTCCTTGGAGTCACGCTAATGCTGCTCTTCTTCACGGGGCTTACTCTCTACGCGGAGAGCTGGAAGTACGGGGCAATACTCGCGATATTCACCGCGATAAGCGGCTACGGCCTGTACCTGAGCGCCACGTGGCAGAGGTTAAACGTCGTTACTGGGATAATAGTATTCTTCATCGCAATAGTAGCCTTCGGCATCTGGTACATCAGCGAGCCCGACCTTGGACTGGTCGACCGCTTCAAGAGTCCAGAAAGCCTCGAAAGGGCCGGAAAGTACAAGCAGGCCGCCAGAAAGTACGAGAAGGCCGGCAACTACCTGAAGGCGGCGGAGATGTACGAGAAGCTCGGCTGGATGGAGAGTGCCGCCTGGGCCTACGAGAAGGCCGAGAAGTACGAGAGGGCTGCCGAGATATACGAAGGGCTGTACGAGAAGGAGAAGGACACCTACTACCTCAAGGAGGCCCACGAGTACTGGAAAAAGGCAGGCAACATGGAGCGCGCAGCCAAGGCTCTTGAGAGGTACGCCGAGGAGGAACCGTGGTTCTGGGAGGACGTGGCGAAGCTCTACGAGGAGCTAGGAAATGAGGAGAAGGCCAGGGAAGCATGGGAGAGGGCTTTGGAGTACTACCAGAAGGAAGCCCAGGAAGAGGGTGTATTCTGGGAGGACGTCGGCAACATAGCGAGAAAGCTCGGAAAGGAGGAGCTGGCTCGCGAGGCTTACCAGAAGTTCCTGGAATACTGCCTGAAGGAGGCAGAGGCTGACCCGATGTGGTGGAAGCATGTCGCCGAGGCCTACGATTACCTTGGGGAAAAGGAGAAGGCAGAAGAGGCAAGGAAAAAGTACGAAGAGTACAGGGCCAAGATAATGAGGGCCAACGAGGAGACCTCGAAGTTCCCGGAGGAGAAGGAGAGCCAGAGCTAA
- a CDS encoding type II toxin-antitoxin system VapC family toxin, translating to MRVYIDVNVIYYHLTDNPEFADRATELLEEHYGSMITSSLTVWQLYVLLRRLNKKRSFNLMEILPELGIRVVSLTPEILVEAERVENLDFDDAIHYATMKNHGIRVILSNDRDFDKIEEIERVF from the coding sequence GTGAGGGTTTACATTGACGTTAACGTGATCTACTACCATCTCACCGACAACCCGGAGTTCGCGGACAGAGCAACAGAACTGCTGGAAGAACATTATGGGTCAATGATAACCTCATCGCTGACCGTCTGGCAGCTTTACGTGCTCCTCAGAAGGCTGAACAAGAAGAGAAGTTTCAACCTCATGGAAATACTTCCGGAACTGGGGATTCGAGTCGTGTCCCTAACGCCGGAAATTCTCGTGGAAGCGGAGAGGGTTGAGAATCTGGACTTTGACGACGCGATTCACTACGCTACGATGAAAAACCACGGAATAAGGGTTATCCTCTCAAACGACAGGGATTTTGACAAAATTGAGGAAATAGAGAGGGTCTTTTAG
- a CDS encoding nascent polypeptide-associated complex protein: MMGMNPRQMKKLMRQMGIKMEELEGVKEVIIRLENKEIILKDPLITIITAQGEKSYQIVPGSEEVRTVISIPEEDIKLVMEQAGVDYDTAKKALEEAKGDLAEAILKLTEE, encoded by the coding sequence ATGATGGGAATGAACCCCAGGCAGATGAAGAAGCTCATGCGCCAGATGGGCATCAAGATGGAGGAGCTTGAGGGCGTTAAGGAGGTAATAATCAGGCTCGAAAACAAGGAGATAATCCTTAAAGACCCCCTGATCACAATAATCACCGCTCAGGGGGAAAAGAGCTACCAGATAGTCCCGGGCAGTGAAGAAGTAAGGACAGTGATCAGCATCCCGGAGGAGGACATAAAGCTCGTCATGGAGCAGGCCGGCGTCGACTACGATACTGCAAAGAAAGCCCTGGAAGAGGCCAAGGGGGACCTGGCAGAGGCGATACTCAAACTCACAGAGGAATGA
- the hflX gene encoding GTPase HflX, translating to MRAIGVIRKSRRERISREEFEELLRSAGYEVVAVLEQNREEHPKYNIGKGKLEELKELVRELGPDKVVFANKLTPSQAYNLWKELRVEIIDKWQLVLEIFEKRAHSKEAKLQVELASLQYEVPLVKEAIRRIKLGDRAGFKGMGEYQTQQYLKHIRYRMGRIRKELEKVKADREVKRKRREEVGFILLALAGYTNAGKSTLLNALAREGIEAKNQMFTTLDTTTRRFKLGGKRVLVTDTVGFIDGLPPFIVEAFHSTLEEIVKADIILLVLDVSEPWGEIRRKFLASINVLRELKTLDKPMIVVLNKRDLTTEEDVRDKARRIGEIIEERGVNVSRVVAISAKLGQLEELYSALEEVILTLPKYGAFEITVGEPEKVPQVMALINAIGEVLNVEYGEETRIEAYIQMGMIKELTRLGVGIKRLSVEND from the coding sequence ATGAGGGCGATAGGCGTCATAAGGAAATCACGGCGGGAAAGGATAAGCCGAGAGGAGTTTGAAGAGCTCCTCAGGAGTGCCGGCTACGAGGTAGTGGCAGTTCTGGAGCAGAACAGAGAGGAGCACCCCAAGTACAACATCGGAAAGGGCAAACTGGAGGAGCTGAAGGAGCTTGTAAGGGAGCTCGGACCGGATAAGGTCGTATTCGCCAATAAGCTCACGCCGAGCCAGGCCTACAATCTCTGGAAGGAGCTGAGGGTTGAAATCATCGATAAGTGGCAGCTCGTCCTTGAGATATTCGAAAAGAGGGCCCACTCAAAGGAGGCCAAGCTCCAGGTTGAACTCGCCTCCCTCCAGTACGAGGTTCCGCTCGTGAAGGAGGCTATACGGAGGATAAAACTCGGTGATAGGGCGGGATTCAAGGGTATGGGCGAGTACCAGACGCAACAATACCTCAAGCACATCAGGTACCGGATGGGCAGAATCAGAAAGGAGCTTGAGAAGGTCAAAGCGGACAGGGAGGTCAAGAGGAAAAGGCGCGAAGAGGTCGGGTTCATACTCTTGGCCCTCGCGGGCTACACCAACGCGGGCAAGTCCACGCTCCTGAACGCGCTCGCAAGGGAAGGGATCGAAGCCAAGAATCAGATGTTCACGACCCTGGATACGACCACCAGGCGGTTTAAACTCGGCGGGAAGAGGGTTCTCGTTACCGATACTGTCGGGTTCATAGACGGCCTGCCGCCCTTCATAGTCGAGGCCTTTCACTCGACGCTGGAGGAGATAGTGAAGGCGGACATAATACTCCTCGTTCTGGACGTAAGCGAACCGTGGGGCGAGATAAGGAGGAAGTTCCTGGCGTCCATTAACGTCCTAAGAGAGCTTAAAACACTCGATAAGCCAATGATAGTGGTACTCAATAAGAGGGACCTGACCACTGAGGAGGACGTGAGGGACAAGGCAAGGAGGATAGGGGAAATAATCGAGGAGCGCGGTGTAAACGTCTCCCGCGTGGTGGCGATATCGGCAAAGCTCGGCCAGCTGGAGGAGCTGTACAGCGCCCTCGAAGAGGTCATACTCACACTGCCCAAGTACGGTGCCTTCGAGATAACTGTAGGCGAACCAGAGAAGGTTCCGCAGGTCATGGCTCTGATAAACGCCATAGGTGAGGTTCTGAATGTGGAGTACGGAGAGGAGACGCGGATAGAGGCCTACATCCAGATGGGGATGATAAAGGAACTCACGAGGCTTGGGGTTGGGATAAAGAGGCTGTCAGTTGAAAACGATTGA
- a CDS encoding PQQ-like beta-propeller repeat protein has translation MPVKFGHPLLALGIAAVVVIAACVSQTSEETPTETIGSSFSVGIHPYEVNGTHFVNFTVTLNGTTFGPYTLEGKVGGDVPLKEGILLYAGYPNETSKPTEFLLVEKSGRVVWRKRFPGFTEFWASTEGKGIFVKQGSRNPRINPVLYLVDMETGRIVLSRELPGGGRVGDIVLRDGAIYLATSTGYVHMVEDDKLRLVYFDSLSGAQVSAELHLAATEEYVAVAYRFTNGSGERKGLCLFTPELERLACRELEKRPSGVKIEGNTVYVISPTGSVPYPIEALTDTGQGDNQRSPTGGTTMFACPPSLRILKRTTEDTEYYTHFTLQTGNRTVNVTLKGPDGKRMCTPEGVLVYTYYPGESTGGEGVFFDHNLSILWERELPAIPSGYQNGSIVLVLSDEYIPQGCVYFLDPLSGEETFQFCPDEYKFYITDVKVVGEEVYIAGASLFSGDAFIYALRGNETKKVFVASAGEHLLGVRVRLRVSGEYIRVTYGLSGWTGEADVFGHCVFRRDDLSVVECTG, from the coding sequence ATGCCCGTGAAATTCGGCCATCCCCTTTTAGCACTAGGAATTGCCGCAGTGGTCGTTATCGCGGCATGCGTATCCCAGACCAGCGAGGAAACGCCCACAGAGACCATAGGCAGCTCATTCTCAGTTGGCATCCATCCCTACGAAGTTAACGGCACCCACTTCGTCAACTTCACGGTTACGCTCAACGGCACCACCTTTGGCCCCTACACATTAGAGGGTAAGGTCGGTGGAGACGTGCCGCTCAAAGAGGGCATTCTTCTGTACGCCGGCTATCCCAACGAGACCTCCAAACCCACGGAGTTCCTGCTGGTGGAGAAGTCCGGTCGGGTCGTGTGGAGGAAGAGGTTCCCAGGCTTCACAGAGTTCTGGGCCTCAACGGAGGGTAAGGGAATATTTGTAAAGCAGGGAAGCCGGAACCCAAGGATCAACCCGGTTCTCTACCTGGTAGACATGGAAACCGGGAGGATCGTTCTTTCCCGTGAACTTCCGGGTGGGGGAAGGGTGGGCGACATCGTGCTCAGGGACGGGGCGATTTACCTGGCGACGTCCACGGGATACGTTCACATGGTGGAGGATGACAAGCTCAGACTCGTCTACTTTGACTCCCTGAGCGGGGCTCAAGTGAGTGCCGAGCTCCACTTGGCCGCCACAGAGGAGTACGTGGCCGTCGCGTATCGCTTCACCAACGGTAGCGGCGAGAGGAAGGGCCTCTGTCTCTTTACCCCCGAACTGGAGAGGCTCGCGTGCAGGGAGCTGGAGAAGAGACCCAGTGGGGTTAAGATCGAGGGGAATACCGTTTACGTAATCAGTCCCACGGGAAGTGTTCCGTATCCGATAGAGGCCCTCACGGACACGGGGCAGGGGGACAACCAAAGATCCCCCACTGGAGGTACCACGATGTTTGCCTGTCCCCCGTCGCTGCGGATCTTGAAGAGAACCACAGAAGACACCGAATACTACACCCACTTCACCCTCCAAACGGGGAACAGAACGGTTAACGTGACCCTTAAAGGGCCCGACGGAAAGCGCATGTGCACCCCAGAGGGCGTTCTGGTGTACACGTACTATCCGGGCGAATCAACAGGAGGGGAAGGAGTGTTTTTTGACCACAACCTGAGCATCCTGTGGGAGCGGGAACTTCCGGCCATTCCCTCGGGCTACCAGAACGGCAGCATCGTTCTTGTACTCTCCGATGAGTACATCCCCCAGGGCTGCGTCTATTTTCTGGATCCCCTGAGTGGGGAAGAGACGTTTCAGTTCTGCCCCGACGAGTACAAGTTCTACATCACGGACGTCAAGGTTGTGGGGGAAGAGGTTTACATCGCCGGGGCGAGTCTGTTCAGCGGCGATGCCTTCATCTACGCCTTAAGGGGAAACGAGACGAAAAAAGTCTTCGTGGCGAGCGCCGGGGAACATCTTCTGGGCGTCAGAGTGCGCCTCAGAGTGAGCGGCGAATACATAAGGGTGACATACGGTCTTTCCGGATGGACGGGGGAAGCGGATGTTTTCGGGCACTGCGTTTTCAGAAGGGACGACCTGTCGGTTGTGGAGTGCACAGGTTAA
- the otg gene encoding methylated-DNA--protein-cysteine methyltransferase, whose amino-acid sequence MLSVERFKIAGRTVWIGVFSDEKIQGITFSLEKEQFERNIERLTGFLRRRGVSVDTARKQSEYPSLVMEVITGELDNGELLPMLSFEGVTPFERRVYEWLTKNVKRGSVITYGSLAEALKTSPRAIGGAMRRNPYPIVVPCHRVVARDGIGYYTPRLEEKVFLLEIEGVKGWTGSKHT is encoded by the coding sequence ATGCTGAGCGTCGAGAGGTTTAAGATAGCCGGTAGGACGGTGTGGATTGGGGTCTTCTCCGACGAGAAAATCCAGGGGATAACGTTCTCCCTGGAGAAGGAGCAGTTTGAGAGGAACATCGAGCGCCTCACGGGCTTTCTGAGGAGGAGAGGCGTTAGCGTTGATACAGCAAGAAAACAGAGCGAGTACCCCTCGCTTGTGATGGAGGTGATCACCGGAGAGCTCGACAACGGGGAGCTCCTTCCGATGCTGTCCTTCGAGGGTGTTACACCTTTTGAGAGACGGGTTTACGAATGGCTCACGAAAAACGTTAAAAGAGGGAGCGTTATAACCTACGGTAGCCTTGCCGAGGCTCTCAAGACCTCACCAAGGGCCATCGGCGGTGCCATGAGGAGAAATCCGTACCCGATAGTCGTCCCCTGCCACAGGGTTGTGGCTCGCGATGGCATCGGTTACTACACTCCACGGCTTGAGGAGAAGGTCTTCCTGCTCGAAATTGAGGGGGTGAAAGGATGGACAGGCTCAAAGCATACCTGA
- a CDS encoding AbrB/MazE/SpoVT family DNA-binding domain-containing protein, whose translation MAVEVVRLDDNGRVYLPASIRRRLRSREFYIEEKDGRIILIPVREKLMKYRGIFRGENLTGEEIDEITEKETEKLLRGEL comes from the coding sequence ATGGCAGTGGAAGTTGTGAGACTTGATGACAACGGGAGGGTTTACCTACCCGCCAGCATCCGGAGGAGGCTCCGCTCCAGAGAGTTCTACATTGAGGAAAAGGACGGCAGGATAATTCTGATCCCCGTCAGGGAGAAGCTGATGAAATACCGGGGAATTTTCCGGGGGGAAAACCTCACCGGTGAAGAAATCGACGAAATAACCGAGAAAGAAACTGAAAAGCTCCTGAGGGGAGAGCTGTGA
- a CDS encoding RNA methyltransferase yields the protein MISVVLVEPEGPANIGMVARTMKNFGFSRLVLVNPNITKESYGYAVHAVDVLEDALILESFEEALELFDLTVGTTGKPGRTFIPHRTPLYPWELTETLRGYPGRVGLFFGRESIGLKNEELERLDFTVTIPTSEAYPVMNLSQAVAVILYELAKRKPEAKVHSLEPATSREKEELVKAWEKLLGVLNYPKDAERREVFVKIFRRFVGRAVLYGREVHTLIGPLRKASMELEECRNAERREV from the coding sequence ATGATAAGCGTTGTTCTCGTTGAGCCGGAGGGGCCGGCGAACATAGGTATGGTAGCGAGAACCATGAAAAACTTCGGGTTCTCAAGGTTAGTCCTCGTCAATCCGAACATAACCAAGGAGAGCTACGGCTACGCCGTCCACGCGGTGGATGTTCTTGAAGACGCGCTGATATTGGAGAGCTTTGAGGAGGCGCTGGAACTCTTTGACCTCACCGTCGGAACGACGGGAAAGCCCGGAAGGACATTCATTCCGCACCGAACCCCGCTCTATCCGTGGGAGCTGACCGAAACCCTGAGGGGCTACCCGGGGAGGGTCGGCCTGTTCTTCGGCAGGGAGAGCATCGGCCTGAAAAACGAGGAGCTGGAGAGACTCGACTTCACCGTAACGATTCCAACCAGCGAGGCGTACCCAGTCATGAACCTCTCACAGGCGGTGGCGGTTATCCTCTACGAGCTGGCAAAGAGGAAGCCAGAAGCGAAAGTCCACTCCCTTGAGCCCGCCACGAGTAGGGAAAAAGAAGAGCTGGTGAAGGCCTGGGAGAAACTGTTAGGGGTTCTCAACTATCCCAAAGACGCCGAGAGAAGGGAGGTCTTCGTCAAGATTTTCAGGCGTTTCGTTGGCAGGGCAGTCCTGTACGGGAGGGAGGTTCACACCCTCATCGGGCCCCTGAGGAAAGCCTCTATGGAGCTGGAGGAATGCCGTAATGCTGAGCGTCGAGAGGTTTAA
- a CDS encoding carboxymuconolactone decarboxylase family protein — MTPIALITTAYTVAFISFWHSFQPKVGDMPLNLKCKLFTVVPVDCEEVNVKLREIEELLDILGKKHPKEMGAFSRFLKEVIDNKTLTTREKELIAVALGIAQGCEWCIALHTHKALEAGAKPEELIEAGLVAVLMAGGPALMHLIPLMKAIENFQKGAEKD; from the coding sequence ATGACGCCTATCGCCCTCATCACAACCGCCTACACTGTGGCCTTTATATCCTTTTGGCATAGTTTCCAACCTAAAGTTGGGGATATGCCTTTAAACCTAAAATGCAAGTTATTCACGGTGGTTCCCGTGGACTGCGAAGAGGTTAACGTCAAACTTAGGGAAATAGAAGAACTTCTAGATATTCTTGGAAAAAAACATCCCAAGGAAATGGGAGCTTTTTCGAGGTTCCTGAAGGAGGTCATTGACAATAAAACCCTCACAACGCGGGAAAAGGAGCTTATAGCGGTGGCTCTCGGAATAGCCCAAGGATGTGAGTGGTGTATAGCACTCCACACTCACAAGGCCCTCGAAGCCGGCGCAAAGCCTGAGGAGCTTATAGAGGCAGGACTTGTCGCGGTTCTCATGGCCGGCGGGCCCGCTCTAATGCACCTGATCCCGCTTATGAAGGCAATAGAAAACTTCCAGAAGGGAGCTGAAAAGGATTGA
- a CDS encoding TIGR00153 family protein codes for MPIFGGKESNVFEAIENHLAVVDETLVAFRELMRVYLEGDLEKAKAFEREVDQLESKADRLRRDIETMLYEGAFLPANRGDYVRLSELIDQVADAAESAAHTLILAKPKVPVELKDEIMELVDSSIRSYTVLVEAVKALNRDVDRAIELAKAVEDSEEEADDVEYDVKGKVFESETVTTYAKIIWNQILTKIGDIADRAEDASDQVMLMAIKRRG; via the coding sequence ATGCCCATATTTGGTGGTAAGGAGAGCAACGTCTTTGAGGCTATTGAAAACCACCTTGCGGTCGTGGACGAGACCCTTGTGGCGTTCAGGGAGCTCATGAGGGTGTACCTTGAGGGCGACCTTGAGAAGGCAAAGGCCTTTGAGCGGGAGGTTGACCAGCTCGAAAGCAAGGCCGACAGGCTGAGGAGGGACATAGAGACCATGCTGTACGAGGGCGCTTTTCTGCCCGCAAACAGGGGTGACTACGTAAGGCTCAGCGAGCTCATAGACCAGGTCGCCGATGCGGCTGAGAGTGCGGCACACACCCTGATCCTTGCAAAGCCAAAGGTGCCTGTGGAGCTCAAAGACGAGATTATGGAGCTTGTGGACTCATCGATCAGGAGCTATACGGTTCTGGTTGAGGCGGTGAAGGCATTAAACCGCGACGTTGACAGGGCCATAGAGCTGGCAAAGGCTGTTGAGGACTCTGAAGAAGAAGCAGATGACGTTGAGTATGACGTGAAGGGGAAGGTTTTTGAGAGCGAGACCGTCACAACCTATGCCAAGATTATCTGGAACCAGATACTGACCAAGATAGGCGACATAGCAGACCGTGCGGAGGACGCTTCCGACCAGGTCATGCTCATGGCAATAAAGAGAAGGGGATGA